A part of Neodiprion pinetum isolate iyNeoPine1 chromosome 4, iyNeoPine1.2, whole genome shotgun sequence genomic DNA contains:
- the LOC124218047 gene encoding mediator of RNA polymerase II transcription subunit 30, which produces MAGQQHPFPSGFPSAQQAAMRTQFGSGQMVPGLMGAQQGMVSPQQFGVGVGVGVGVGGVNSNTMGIPSAQVLAQQQQQQSVAMQQQMQQMQQQQLQLQQQQQAALAQQNNQGGGSQATTPQTPVPPTQPPAQQQQQNKEFNTASLCRFGQETVQDIVSRTLEVFQTLKVIQPPNGTAQGATISNDKKSKVQEQLRMLKLLFKRLRLIYEKCNENCQIPGMEYTHIESLIPLKEEWDMKSDEKKTSESYRLACEESKDIMEQVVLKNRHLKEIIDHLRRIISEINTMLTMRRS; this is translated from the exons ATGGCTGGACAACAGCACCCGTTTCCTTCCGGCTTTCCATCTGCCCAACAAGCTGCCATGCGGACTCAATTTGGCAGTGGACAAATGGTACCTGGACTTATGGGCGCACAGCAAG GAATGGTAAGTCCACAACAGTTTGGAGTGGGTGTAGGAGTCGGCGTCGGTGTTGGGGGTGTTAATTCTAACACTATGGGCATACCTAGCGCACAAGTTTTAGctcaacaacagcagcaacagtcAGTTGCAATGCAACAGCAAATGCAGCAGAtgcaacagcagcagctgcagttacaacagcagcagcaagcTGCTCTTGCACAACAAAATAATCAGGGTGGAGGGAGCCAAGCTACTACTCCCCAGACTCCTGTACCACCTACACAACCCCCAGctcaacaacaacagcaaaaCAAAGAATTTAATACTGCTAGTTTGTGCAGGTTTGGACAGGAGACTGTGCAAGACATTGTCAGTCGCACTCTCGAAGTTTTCCAGACACTGAAAGTTATACAGCCACCTAATG GTACAGCACAGGGAGCAACTATTTCTAATGATAAGAAATCAAAGGTGCAAGAGCAATTACGAATGTTGAAATTGCTGTTTAAACGTTTACGGTTGATCTATGAAAAATGCAACGAAAACTGTCAGATACCAGGTATGGAGTACACCCATATTGAGAGTTTGATTCCATTGAAAGAAGAGTGGGACATGAAGTcggatgaaaagaaaacatcTGAATCTTATCGCTTGGCTTGTGAAGAGAGCAAAGATATTATGGAG CAAGTGGTGCTGAAGAACCGACACCTGAAGGAGATAATAGATCACCTAAGACGGATAATTTCTGAGATAAACACAATGTTAACGATGCGACGTTCCTAG